The Ziziphus jujuba cultivar Dongzao chromosome 7, ASM3175591v1 genome includes a region encoding these proteins:
- the LOC107423624 gene encoding E3 ubiquitin-protein ligase SINAT3 isoform X1 yields MESDCIETVPPSDVMDEDEIQGRPLQFLTVSKPLSNANSNSSTTSVHELLECPVCTNSMYPPIHQCHNGHTLCSTCKTMVHNRCPTCRQELGDIRCLALEKVAESLELPCKYCSLGCSEIFPYYSKLKHESLCNFRPYNCPYAGSDCSVVGDIPFLVAHLRDDHKVDMHSGCTFNHRYVKSNPREVENATWMLTVFHCFGQYFCLHFEAFQLEMAPVYMAFLRFMGDETEARNYSYSLEVGGNGRKLIWEGNPRSIRDSHRKVRDSHDGLIIQRNMALFFSGGDRKELKLRVTGRIWKEQQNPEGGTCIPLCS; encoded by the exons ATGGAGTCCGATTGCATTGAAACTGTGCCTCCATCGGATGTGATGGATGAGGATGAGATCCAAGGCCGTCCTCTTCAATTTCTCACAGTTTCAAAGCCTCTGAGCAACGCCAACAGCAACTCCAGCACCACTAGTGTTCACGAGCTTCTTGAATGCCCTGTATGTACCAATTCAATGTACCCTCCAATCCATCAG TGTCATAACGGCCATACCCTATGTTCCACCTGTAAAACAATGGTTCACAATCGATGCCCTACTTGTAGGCAGGAGCTTGGTGACATAAGGTGTCTAGCACTAGAGAAAGTGGCCGAGTCACTTGAGCTGCCCTGCAAATACTGTTCTCTTGGGTGCTCGGAGATATTCCCCTACTACAGTAAACTCAAACACGAGTCTCTGTGTAATTTCAGACCGTACAACTGCCCATATGCTGGATCAGACTGCTCTGTTGTTGGCGATATACCATTTCTTGTTGCTCACTTACGAGATGATCACAAGGTGGACATGCACTCTGGCTGTACTTTTAACCATCGCTATGTTAAGTCTAACCCCCGTGAAGTAGAAAATGCTACATGGATGTTAACT GTTTTCCACTGTTTTGGTCAGTACTTCTGTCTCCATTTTGAAGCATTCCAGCTTGAGATGGCTCCTGTTTATATGGCATTTCTACGATTCATGGGGGATGAGACAGAAGCTCGAAATTACAGCTACAGCCTTGAGGTTGGAGGAAATGGGCGAAAGCTTATTTGGGAGGGCAATCCTAGAAGTATAAGGGATAGCCACAGGAAGGTCAGAGACAGCCATGATGGTCTCATAATACAGCGAAACATGGCACTTTTCTTCTCcggaggagataggaaagaactGAAGCTGCGAGTTACTGGGAGGATCTGGAAAGAACAGCAGAACCCTGAAGGTGGAACTTGTATACCCCTCTGTAGTTAG
- the LOC107423624 gene encoding E3 ubiquitin-protein ligase SINAT3 isoform X2, with product MQYQCHNGHTLCSTCKTMVHNRCPTCRQELGDIRCLALEKVAESLELPCKYCSLGCSEIFPYYSKLKHESLCNFRPYNCPYAGSDCSVVGDIPFLVAHLRDDHKVDMHSGCTFNHRYVKSNPREVENATWMLTVFHCFGQYFCLHFEAFQLEMAPVYMAFLRFMGDETEARNYSYSLEVGGNGRKLIWEGNPRSIRDSHRKVRDSHDGLIIQRNMALFFSGGDRKELKLRVTGRIWKEQQNPEGGTCIPLCS from the exons ATGCAATATCAG TGTCATAACGGCCATACCCTATGTTCCACCTGTAAAACAATGGTTCACAATCGATGCCCTACTTGTAGGCAGGAGCTTGGTGACATAAGGTGTCTAGCACTAGAGAAAGTGGCCGAGTCACTTGAGCTGCCCTGCAAATACTGTTCTCTTGGGTGCTCGGAGATATTCCCCTACTACAGTAAACTCAAACACGAGTCTCTGTGTAATTTCAGACCGTACAACTGCCCATATGCTGGATCAGACTGCTCTGTTGTTGGCGATATACCATTTCTTGTTGCTCACTTACGAGATGATCACAAGGTGGACATGCACTCTGGCTGTACTTTTAACCATCGCTATGTTAAGTCTAACCCCCGTGAAGTAGAAAATGCTACATGGATGTTAACT GTTTTCCACTGTTTTGGTCAGTACTTCTGTCTCCATTTTGAAGCATTCCAGCTTGAGATGGCTCCTGTTTATATGGCATTTCTACGATTCATGGGGGATGAGACAGAAGCTCGAAATTACAGCTACAGCCTTGAGGTTGGAGGAAATGGGCGAAAGCTTATTTGGGAGGGCAATCCTAGAAGTATAAGGGATAGCCACAGGAAGGTCAGAGACAGCCATGATGGTCTCATAATACAGCGAAACATGGCACTTTTCTTCTCcggaggagataggaaagaactGAAGCTGCGAGTTACTGGGAGGATCTGGAAAGAACAGCAGAACCCTGAAGGTGGAACTTGTATACCCCTCTGTAGTTAG
- the LOC107423614 gene encoding uncharacterized protein LOC107423614, giving the protein MEVLSSSAPTNLKSFSFTSPFTPIFPKKSWDKKNQFRYNIPSSIFHRNSRFSICLPLANRSKFLVLAHFGRPTNRRNSLRKKLIDEQKVRHDPIPLCPTSDFQPLNRNFSDNEIFLDKESDTSNGVADNNAAEKSSAEESKSKRLGDSVLMSKLENWVEQYKKDSEYWGIGSEPVFTVFQDSNGNTKRVSINEDEIFRRNQVEQREFEDLSKVNLKILYAKNLAREMESGKNVIPRNSSVAKFVIQGQEPGLFRAIQGFTLQPNLREKLPKVGSMVLYAFIALWALKKLFTSGNKEVQYTELEKEMVRRKIKSRKEKEMLESVSVEVVKEPFELPMASIEKPRLDKQLLMESIERATSQNSNLTLLDSSSSAAAKSVEFDDKIQEIRKMAKQARSIEAREQHSIETDEEEKQTMNTEFYEETEEGKEYREQETKFPSDLLNRDTEQNWFSGDNGFQHAEAFVDNRNFQDSSSSHVDVSAHRQTIKQDLTEHESVVHTDDASFGESCDSRESSVQVKPWVIKSVKEAREYLSEKRRKGESNHEAQFEGMSKSDTLSRPQSDEQCDGNTIEELSMEDLEFPSAFSDGTSGSPPSVNASNYYTVEDKEFVAVKNDNPKGEDIVQKQQLSLDQEGNDSITERKPSVQDKNWLEKNYNEIDPIFKKIGVGFRDNYMVAREKENQVVNVNLDMRHLGSIGDDSELEWMKNDSLAEIVFKVRENELAGRDPFHMLNAEDKLAFFNGLEKKVERENEKLLKLHEWLHSNIENLDYGADGISLYDPPEKIIPRWKGPHLEKSPEFINDFLEQRKEILDGNARISYPVNKDEQNFLQKSTESPPQESIAASSAVNYPKKQSHGDLKSSKTIIESSDGSARAGKKSGKEFWQHTKKWSQGFLESYNAETDPEVKSTMRDIGKDLDRWITEKEIQEAADLMNKLPERNKEFMEKKLSKLKREMELFGPQAVVSKYREYAEDKEEDYLWWLDLPHILCFELYTVENGEQRIGFYSLEMAPDLELEPKPYHVISFEDSNDCKNLCYIIQAQMDMLGNGHAFVVPRPPKDAFREAKANGFSITVIRKGELQLNVDQTLEEVEEQIIEIGSKIYHDKIMQERSVDISSLMKGVFGFKSKPMKRKRSKQKLKKPRKK; this is encoded by the exons ATGGAGGTTCTCAGTTCTTCAGCACCAACCAACCTCAAAAGTTTCTCTTTTACTTCACCTTTCACGCCTATATTTCCCAAAAAATCTTGGgacaaaaaaaaccaatttagaTACAACATACCCAGCTCCATATTCCACAGAAACTCAAGGTTTTCAATCTGTTTACCTTTAGCAAATAGGAGCAAATTCCTAGTCTTGGCCCACTTTGGTCGTCCTACGAATCGCCGGAATTCGTTGAGGAAGAAGCTCATTGATGAGCAAAAGGTACGTCACGATCCCATTCCTTTATGCCCAACTTCTGATTTTCAACCTCTGAATCGCAATTTTAGTGATAATGAGATTTTTCTAGACAAAGAGAGTGATACTAGTAATGGGGTTGCGGATAATAATGCGGCCGAAAAGAGCAGCGCAGAAGAATCGAAATCAAAACGTCTTGGTGACTCTGTTTTGATGAGCAAATTGGAGAATTGGGTTGAGCAGTATAAGAAAGATTCTGAGTATTGGGGTATTGGGTCAGAACcagtttttactgtttttcaggATTCTAATGGGAATACCAAACGTGTTTCTATCAATGAGGATGAAATATTTAGAAGGAACCAAGTAGAGCAACGGGAATTTGAGGACTTGTCAAAGGTGAATTTGAAGATATTGTACGCCAAGAATTTAGCTAGGGAGATGGAGAGTGGGAAAAATGTAATTCCAAGGAACAGTTCTGTAGCTAAGTTTGTTATTCAAGGCCAGGAGCCTGGTCTTTTTAGGGCAATTCAGGGTTTTACTCTTCAACCCAATCTACGAGAAAAGCTCCCTAAAGTTGGGAGCATGGTGTTGTATGCATTTATTGCATTATGGGCATTGAAGAAACTATTCACTTCCGGAAACAAGGAGGTGCAATACAcggaattggaaaaagaaatggtGAGGAGAAAGATAAAATCAAGAAAGGAGAAAGAGATGTTGGAAAGTGTTAGCGTAGAAGTTGTTAAAGAACCTTTCGAGCTGCCAATGGCTTCCATTGAAAAGCCTAGACTAGATAAGCAATTACTTATGGAGAGTATTGAAAGAGCAACGTCACAGAATAGTAATTTAACTTTACTAGATTCTTCTAGTTCTGCAGCTGCTAAATCTGTGGAGTTTGATGATAAAATTCAAGAAATCAGAAAAATGGCTAAGCAAGCTCGGTCAATTGAAGCTAGGGAACAACACTCaattgaaactgatgaagaagaaaaacagaCTATGAATACGGAATTTTATGAAGAAACTGAAGAGGGCAAAGAGTATAGAGAACAGGAGACGAAGTTTCCATCTGACCTCCTGAACAGGGATACTGAACAAAATTGGTTTAGTGGTGATAATGGATTTCAACATGCTGAAGCTTTTGTAGATAATAGAAACTTTCAAGATTCTAGTTCTTCACATGTAGACGTTTCAGCTCATAGGCAAACAATTAAACAGGACCTGACAGAACACGAGAGTGTTGTGCATACAGATGATGCCTCCTTTGGTGAATCATGTGATTCTAGAGAAAGTTCTGTTCAAGTAAAACCATGGGTTATAAAGTCAGTGAAAGAAGCTAGGGAATATCTTTCTGAAAAACGTAGGAAGGGAGAATCAAATCATGAAGCCCAGTTTGAAGGTATGTCAAAAAGTGATACTTTGTCAAGGCCACAAAGTGATGAACAATGTGATGGCAACACAATTGAGGAATTGAGCATGGAAGACTTAGAGTTTCCATCTGCCTTTTCAGATGGGACATCAGGTTCTCCACCTTCTGTAAATGCTTCCAATTATTATACTGTAGAAGATAAGGAATTTGTTGCAGTCAAGAATGATAACCCCAAGGGAGAGGATATTGTTCAAAAACAGCAACTTTCCTTGGACCAAGAAGGCAATGACAGTATTACAGAAAGAAAACCATCTGTACAAGATAAAAATTGGTTGgagaaaaattataatgaaattgacccaatttttaaaaaaattggtgtTGGCTTTAGAGACAACTACATGGTTGCAAGAGAAAAGGAGAATCAAGTAGTTAATGTGAATTTGGACATGAGACACCTTGGGTCTATTGGAGATGACAGTGAACTTGAATGGATGAAAAATGATAGTCTTGCGGAAATTGTTTTTAAAGTTCGAGAAAACGAGTTGGCTGGGCGGGATCCATTTCACATGCTGAATGCTGAGGATAAACTTGCATTTTTCAATGGTCTTGAAAAAAAAGTtgagagagaaaatgaaaaGCTGTTGAAACTGCATGAATGGCTCCATTCAAACATTGAAAATCTTGACTACGGGGCAG ATGGTATAAGCTTGTATGATCCACCAGAAAAAATAATACCACGTTGGAAAGGTCCTCATTTGGAAAAAAGTCCCGAGTTCATCAATGATTTCCTAGAACAACGAAAGgaaattttggatggaaatGCTAGGATCTCATATCCTGTGAACAAGGATGAGCAGAACTTCCTTCAGAAATCAACAGAATCTCCTCCACAAGAGAGTATTGCTGCTTCTTCAGCAGTGAATTATCCAAAGAAGCAATCTCATGGCGATTTGAAAAGTTCCAAGACAATTATAGAAAGCAGTGATGGTTCTGCCAGAGCTGGCAAAAAATCAGGGAAGGAGTTTTGGCAACACACCAAAAAATGGTCACAGGGGTTTTTGGAGTCCTATAATGCAGAGACAGACCCGGAAGTTAAATCCACCATGCGAGATATTGGGAAGGATTTGGATAGATGGATCACTGAAAAAGAAATACAGGAAGCTGCTGATTTGATGAACAAACTTCCTGAGAGGAATAAGGAATTCATGGAAAAGAAACTCAGCAAACTTAAAAGAGAGATGGAATTGTTCGGGCCACAAGCTGTTGTGAGCAAATATCGTGAATATGCAGAAGACAAGGAAGAAGATTACCTATGGTGGTTAGATCTACCACATATACTG TGCTTTGAGCTGTACACAGTTGAAAATGGGGAACAAAGAATAGGATTTTATTCATTAGAGATGGCACCGGATCTTGAATTGGAGCCAAAACCTTATCATGTGATTTCTTTTGAGGACTCAAATGATTGCAAAAATCTTTGTTATATCATTCAAGCTCAAATGGATATGCTTGGCAATGGCCATGCATTTGTTGTTCCACGACCACCTAAG GATGCTTTCCGCGAAGCCAAAGCAAATGGCTTTAGCATAACTGTCATCAGGAAAGGAGAGCTTCAGCTCAATGTGGATCAAACACTGGAAGAGGTGGAGGAGCAAATTATTGAGATCGGGAGCAAAATTTACCATGACAAGATTATGCAGGAGCGCTCTGTTGATATAAGCTCATTGATGAAGGGTGTATTTGGTTTCAAAAGCAAACCCATGAAGAG GAAAAGATCAAAGCAAAAGCTGAAGAAGCCTAGGAAAAAATGA
- the LOC107423666 gene encoding phosphatidylinositol 4-kinase gamma 4: MSSAGVAALSPARNERTISPNFFHAHSGLCLNESILIYLSVSGSMTPMSVFNSDSIESVKLRIQTYKGFVVKNQKLVCGGRELARSNSLLRDYGVADGNVLHLVLKLSDLQLINVRTFCGKELTLHVERGRDVGYVKQKIAKKGKEFFDLEEQEVVCDGERLEDQRLIDDICKHNDAVIHLLVRKSAKVRAKPVEKNFELSIVAPQVNDRDNGENNKKHCDVGEHYRRREFKVDGKILPAREVLLEPIIVNPKTKLPSVVWDMVNDTFDGLDSGNFPVRSLEGTGGAYFMLDSSGKRYVSVFKPIDEEPMAVNNPQGLPVSLDGEGLKKGTRVGEGAFREVAAYILDHPKRGCKTSLGNEMGFAGVPPTFMVKCFNENFNHPGAVTVKVGSLQKFMENSGSCEDMGPGAFPVEEVHKISVLDIRLANADRHAGNILLSKGEDGRTVLIPIDHGYCLPESFEDCTFDWLYWPQARKPYSKEIIDYINSLDAEEDIALLKFHGWELPLECARTLRISTMLLKKGVQRGLTPFAIGSIMCRETLKKESIIEEIVQEAHDSVLPGTSEAAFLETVSQIMDRHLNEIAG; this comes from the exons ATGTCGTCGGCCGGTGTTGCTGCACTTAGTCCAGCTCGAAACGAGCGTACAATTTCTCCTAATTTCTTCCATGCCCACTCGGGTTTGTGCTTGAACGAATCTATTTTGATTTATCTCTCTGTTTCGGGGTCTATGACTCCCATGAGTGTCTTCAATTCTGATTCCATTGAGTCGGTGAAGCTAAGGATCCAAACATATAAAGGATTTGTGGTGAAGAATCAGAAGTTGGTTTGTGGAGGCCGGGAACTGGCACGGAGCAATTCCTTGCTCCGGGACTACGGGGTTGCTGATGGGAATGTCTTACATTTGGTTCTTAAGCTTTCTGATCTTCAGCTCATCAATGTTCGAACTTTTTGTGGGAAGGAACTTACTTTACATGTCGAACGCGGCAGAGATGTTGGATATGTTAAACAAAAGATTGCAAAGAAAGGGAAAGAGTTTTTTGATCTTGAGGAGCAAGAAGTCGTGTGTGACGGTGAGCGGCTTGAGGATCAGAGACTCATTGATGACATCTGTAAACACAATGATGCCGTGATACATTTATTGGTTAGGAAATCTGCAAAAGTTCGGGCTAAACCAGTGGAAAAGAATTTTGAATTGTCTATTGTAGCACCACAGGTGAATGATAGAGATAACGGagaaaataataagaaacatTGTGATGTTGGTGAACATTATCGTAGAAGAGAGTTTAAAGTAGATGGGAAAATTCTGCCTGCTAGGGAAGTTTTGTTGGAGCCTATTATTGTTAACCCCAAGACTAAATTGCCTTCGGTGGTTTGGGATATGGTTAATGATACATTTGATGGATTAGATAGTGGAAATTTTCCAGTCAGGTCTCTGGAGGGTACAGGGGGAGCATATTTTATGCTGGATTCATCAGGGAAAAGATATGTCTCTGTTTTTAAGCCTATTGATGAGGAGCCCATGGCTGTTAATAATCCTCAGGGGCTTCCAGTGTCATTGGACGGTGAAGGGTTGAAAAAGGGTACAAGAGTCGGAGAAGGAGCATTCAGGGAAGTTGCAGCTTACATTTTGGATCATCCAAAGAGAGGCTGCAAAACATCCTTAGGTAACGAGATGGGCTTTGCTGGTGTCCCACCCACATTTATGGTCAAGTGcttcaatgaaaatttcaaCCATCCTGGTGCGGTGACTGTGAAGGTTGGGTCTTTGCAGAAGTTCATGGaaaatagtggaagttgtgagGATATGGGCCCCGGGGCATTTCCAGTTGAGGAAGTACATAAAATCTCTGTGTTGGATATAAGATTGGCAAATGCAGATAGGCATGCTGGGAATATATTGCTGAGTAAAGGGGAAGATGGCCGAACTGTGCTTATTCCAATTGATCACGGCTACTGCTTACCAGAAAGT TTTGAAGATTGTACATTCGACTGGCTTTACTGGCCACAAGCTCGTAAACCTTACTCCAAAGAGATAATTGATTACATCAATTCACTAGATGCTGAAGAAGACATTGCACTTCTTAAGTTTCATGGATGGGAACTGCCGCTTGAATGTGCCCGCACACTCCGCATCTCAACCATGCTTCTGAAGAAGGGAGTGCAGAGGGGGCTCACTCCCTTTGCAATCGGAAGCATAATGTGCAGAGAAACCTTGAAGAAAGAATCCATTATTGAGGAGATTGTCCAAGAGGCTCATGATTCTGTGCTTCCTGGGACAAGTGAAGCTGCGTTCCTTGAGACCGTCTCTCAGATTATGGATCGTCACCTTAATGAGATTGCTGGATAG